A window from Primulina eburnea isolate SZY01 chromosome 2, ASM2296580v1, whole genome shotgun sequence encodes these proteins:
- the LOC140824195 gene encoding uncharacterized protein, with translation MGPDIIRQTAELVVRIRDRIRTTKSRQKSYADQRHRDLEVAVRDHIFVRVAPMKGVMIFGKKGKLSPRPIGPFEILKRVGTLAQRVALPSNLVRFHNVFYVSMLRNYMLNPSHVLNYEPLQLTPNLSFEERPTQIWDIQE, from the coding sequence ATGGGGCCGGATATTATCAGGCAGACCGCAGAGTTAGTGGTCAGGATTCGGGACAGGATAAGGACCACTAAGAGCCGTCAGAAAAGTTATGCAGATCAGCGGCATAGGGATCTTGAGGTTGCAGTAAGGGATCACATATTTGTGAGGGTCGCaccgatgaagggtgtgatgatattcgggaagaagggCAAGCTCAGCCCTAGACCCATCGGACCGTTCGAAATCTTAAAGAGAGTTGGTACACTCGCTCAAAGAGTTGCTTTGCCGTCGAACCTGGTAAGATTTCATAATGTGTTCTATGTCTCTATGCTGCGGAATTACATGTTAaacccttcgcatgtgctgaactaTGAGCCACTTCAGCTGACACCGAACCTGTCATTCGAGGAGAGACCCACACAGATATGGGATATACAGGAGTAG